The DNA window GCTCCAACTTTTACGTCATCAGCTCCAACTTTTACGTCATCAGCTCCAACTTTTACGTCATCAGCTCCAACTTTTAGGTCATCAGGAATAGCCCTTGCCGATTCTGCGGTAACTTCTTATTGGACAATGGCTATTGATGATTTTTTTGGGGTGTTTGGCGGGTTGTCCAAAGCCTTGACAGGGAGTGGGTGAAAGATTTTATAAATTTTTGCTTGGCAATTCGATAAATCTATGAAAATTATTTTACTCATGAATCCCGGCATGGTGTCGGGATTCAATATAGGAACAATAAAAATGAGTCAACCGAGATATGGCCAGGTAACCTACTGGCAATTCCGCTGGGCTTCGCTTAATCCGGTTATCAAAGTAGGTCCAATGACAAAATTAATATTAGACTATTCCAGTTATGGCGATGCCTTGCTGGCGAGTAAAACGCTCGGCATGGTCCATGCGCTGACGGGCAACACGCATTTTCCGCTGCCGTGGCCGACGGAGTTTCCGACCCTGGTGGCGCTCACCGCCAAACAGGTGGCCTTTGCCGATGCGGTGACGGCGGCGGGCGACCGCGATAAGGTGAAAATCTCCGCCAAGAATGCGTTGCGCAAGGAACTGCTGGTCATGATTCGTGAAATTGGCACTTACTTGCAAATCAAGTCCGGCGGCGACCGCACCATCCTGGAAACCACCGGCTATGATCTGGTCAAAGCCCGCGTGCCGAGTCCCAACCCGCCGGCCGCGCCGCAGAATTTCAAGGTGGTCGCCGGTTTGTTGCCCGGCTCAGCGGTTGCCAGCGCAAAAAGCCCGCGCGGGGCGCGCACGTTCGAGGTGGAATATTGCGTGGGGGATACGTCCGTGCCCGCCAATTGGAAGATCGGCGCGCGGCACGGCGCTTGCGGCAAAATCAAGATGGACGGTCTGGAGCGCGGGAAGGATCACACCTTCCGCATCCGCGCCATCGGCAACGACGGCCCCGGCGCGTGGTCGGATGTAGCCGTTTTTATGCCGAGTTAATCGGGAATTGAAACCCTCGCACCCCCTGCCGCCAGACTGGTTAAGCTGCGGTTAGGGGGTGCGTTGTTTTTGGACTGCGATGCCCCCGTTCCCCGCACGGATCGCGCGGGCTGAAAGCCCGTGATGTGATAGCTTGGGGTGAAGCCCCAAGGAAACGATGAATCACCTGATTGCCGCCGCCCTGAAAGGGAGGGATGTTCAGTTCCATGATTGACGCCCGCAACGATGGTTCCGCCCTTACAGGGCGGGGCGGTTTACGGGGAACGTATTCCCGGGCCTTCAGCCCGGGCTATCACATGACGGGCCTACGGCCCTGCCACTCATAACGTCCATGACGAATGCCGGACAACACTTGACGGGAAGCCGCAACGGCGGGATATTGAACGCCGTGACCAAGAATACGAATAATCCAATGCGCGACTGGATGCAGGAGATTCCTGTGTCGGGCGTGGAAACGGAAAGTCTATGAAAAATGACCCATCCTATGGTTTTGACCCTGTTCCCTGTTATCGGCTGAAGATGCAAGAAATTACCCGCGGGCATCCGGCGGAAGTTCAAACCGTGTACTCAGTCAAGGTCGCAACAGGACGCGGTAATACTGGTTGGTCAACGCATTGGTGTTGGTCCACGTGTACGGAAGAACTGGCGACAGGTTGGTATTGAGGGAAGTCCAGTTGCTCAGGTTGACGGAGCCCTGAATCAGGTAATCCAGATTGGGATCACCATCCACGCGCAGTTGCACCTGGCGGTTGGCAGATAGAACGAAGTTGGTTAGCCGCGTTTTGCCCAGGCGATTGACCACTGCGGTGAACTTCTGCGTCGCACTTAAGACCGGCGACCCATCATCCATCACCTTGACGGCGATCTGATTCGTGGTGCCAGCCTGCATGGCGGCCACCCGCCACAGGAAAACCCCGTTGGCGGCGTTCAGCACCGCATTCGTGGGTCCGCTCAACAATTGGAACGTCAGCGTTTGCGGTGGCACCTCGGCATCCGTGGCCACATTGGTGAACTGCAACGTCTGCCCGGCATTGAGTGTCACATTGGAAATGGCCGCCAGCACCGGCGCAGTATTGATCAGGTCCGACGTGATATAGGCTTCATCCATCCAAAATGTCCCGGGCTGACTGGTCTGGAGCACAATGCGCGCCGTGACGTTGGAAGGGGCCGCGCCACTGACACTGATTTTACGCCAGACATTCGAGATCGTGGCGCTGGTGTTAAAATAGGTACTGTAGGGCGACGCACTTTTGCCGACGGATAAATTCATGGTCATCGCCTGGGTGCTTTTCATCCAGACACTCGCGGTGTACATCCGTCCGTTGGTCATGGCAAAGGATTGGATGATTTGAAAGTTCGGGCTGCCATTGGTCGCCAGAACCACCTTTTGGGCGTAGCTTCCGGCGGGCACATCATTGGTTTCTGCGCTATAAATCACGGTGGGCGCGAGCGATCCATATTTTGAATTTTCCGACCAGCCATTGGCCAATAAACCCGTAATGGAGTTGCTGCTGGTCACGCTATTCTGGGTATTGAATGGCGATTCAAATCCGGGATTGTTCAGTTGCTTGAAACTGGTCAAAGGCGTGGGGCTGACTTGCAGCGTGAAGGCGTTGGTGCAGGCGCGCCCACCCGGATCGCGCAGCACAAACGTGATAACGGTATCCCCCACCCGGCCCGGTAACGGCGTGATCGTCGCCGTGCGATTGGTACCCGTGCCGGTGATGACCAGATTGGTCGCCGGCACCAGGTTGGTGTTCGACGTGGACACGCTCAAGGTCAGTGTGCTCACATTATCCACCGTATCCCACATGATAAACGGCACCACCGCCACCGTGTCCTGAGTGATGGTCAAATCACTCAAGGGCTCGATGATGGGTTCGCTGTAATTATTGGTGACCGTGATATTGAAACTGCTTTGCGTCACCGTGCCATCCGCATCCTGCACCGTGAGCATGAAGGTGGCAGTTCCGTAGCGA is part of the Verrucomicrobiota bacterium genome and encodes:
- a CDS encoding fibronectin type III domain-containing protein, whose amino-acid sequence is MTKLILDYSSYGDALLASKTLGMVHALTGNTHFPLPWPTEFPTLVALTAKQVAFADAVTAAGDRDKVKISAKNALRKELLVMIREIGTYLQIKSGGDRTILETTGYDLVKARVPSPNPPAAPQNFKVVAGLLPGSAVASAKSPRGARTFEVEYCVGDTSVPANWKIGARHGACGKIKMDGLERGKDHTFRIRAIGNDGPGAWSDVAVFMPS